The genomic segment CtccatgtttttatgcttttctaGCTGAGTTTCAGCTTCATCATTTGTTGTCGTGGTGTAGCTGACTTCACCAACAGTTAGCTTgattttctgctctctgtttaaGTAAATACTGAAGCTTACTACCAAAGAAGTGGCTGTGACAGAGACCTACATTTTATATACACGTTAAATGTTTGTCCTGTCTGCATTATCCTGTCcctgtgtgaatgttagagCTGTTAACCACcaaagtgtctgtgtgagcgtgctcatctttcttctgttattatCAGAATAAACGGCTGCTGGTGCCAAATGTGAGTTTTTATACCTGGTTCATCATAACACAATGGTGAGTACACAACCAGtacactttgtatttaaaaaagaaaagaaaagaaaagaaactaaatgCTTTTGGTAGAAATACACTTTTGTTGAAATGACGTACATCagggagtaagaacaacacaaacgagcatcaagaggaggaaacaatgtcagtaagagatAATGAACGGCTTTAAGtccgatcggacacacaggtgctgacaggaagtgcacagaggcaaagcacattttattaaatccaTATATGTCGTCACGATCATCAAAAGCATCAACGTCTCCTGACACATCTCCTTTATGGTTTGTCTCACACGCAGCTCCAGGAATTCTTTCACTGATCCTGAAGAAAATACAAGAGTTTCTTTTCCATTCACCGTATTCTAAGATATTTCTCTAAACATTAACGACaccatctgtgctgtgctttggtcaaaataaaacatgaatcaagcccCAGAgcaggtttgtgaccctgtataaaccagctctctcagaatgctctgTGTGGGTGGAGATATGAGGGGAGGGTATTGTTTTACCTGAAtccaacttgtgatgtcacaaggagagcaaatttgaaacggggaatttttgtctgtgttttaagacttatgcagaccacaatcaaaggactggatgggtttatttcacattttgtgggtcggtagacactcaggttacccaagtggatttttcataatatgtccccttcaagaggaagaaacctcgagcagatccagactcatgatgaacagccgtctgATGACACTGTGTCCAAGCTGGAAAGTGTGATAGAGGGAGATtcaggaagaaggagagagacaaacagagcaacaacaacaacaatgaataaaatagatttaaagctacagtgtcagtaataatggtaaaagtatgtgtagtattagcagtaacagctcagtgtgataatagactgatcagtcaaATATCAACAACTGTAATGATGAAACGAGGAggactacaattctacaattcacttcgcagacgcttttatccaaaacgACGTACATCatagagtaagtacaacacaagccaTGTTAGTAAGatcaaacgatcagctttgagtctgattggacacacaggtgctgacaggaagtgaccagaggcaaagcacaacattgagggcagttcttgagagctctaatcagtatagaaaccatcttataagtcgtcgttatcaaacaaaaaccatcgtcattaccatcatcatcatcaataatatggagaccatcatcattaagttagtaggtattcataaaagagctgggtctttagctttttcttaaaggtgcagagggactctgcagatcacatggagtttggaagttcattccaccaccagggggcgacataggagaagagtctagtcagagacttaggaccctgttatGAAGGTTGgctcagacgcctttcattggcagagtgtagtgggggggagggagtgtagacctggatcagagagttaaagtaaggaggagacgtttctgtgtctgttttgtaagcgagcagcagagttttaaatttgatgcgagcagtaactgggagccagaggagggagatgaacagcggagtgacatgtgctcttttaggaaggttgaagaccagtcgtgctgctgcattttgtatcatctgcagaggtttgatcgtgcatgtaggaagacctgccagtagagaatTGCAATAATcaatgcgtgatatcacaagactTGGGAGGACTGATTATGTTCATCATAGAGGATCATTTATTAACCCCTTACTGTCCCCATTATCATATCTACTTCTGACATTAAAGAGTCTAAAATATGTTATGGTATGATTTTCTACTTTATGAACTAAATATATACGATTAAaaatcaaaactgtttttttattttgctctgtGAAACCTGTAATTTATTGAATCCTCTTGATCAACCTGAATTCTAGtctcatgtctctctttgttcacaaataaaactacagactctgttacaacattttattaaaatgaagaagcaaaaaatcacattaaagcacATTTGGATGATGCAGTTTGCTTTACaagtattcagagaaaattGAAGGACTTTTCTAACATAGAAGCCAACCTGAAACAtctgacactgaaaacaaatcctCTCAGCTGTGATTCAATCTTTCTTGAAAAGACgagtttgatttcatgaaagtacatttgattgtaaaaacattgttacagactttaaaactttgatactTAAGATCACAAGGAGATTAAAACCcattttgtattatatatatatttttaattcatgtgtcaaattaaaaccatttaatgtcgatctgcagagaccctttgtacctttaagaaaaagctctTCATGAAcaccttgatgatgatgatgatgatgatgatgatgatgatgatgatgtttaggatggttttgattctgattaAAACTCTCATgagcagctgttgatgttgttagTGACGACatatttactttacttttttaaaaggtgtactgcctctcacttcctgtcatcacctgtgtgtccgatttgacttaaagctgtttgtttgcacttgcCTGTCAGATAGGaagctgtgtgtgctgcactcCCATGGAGTAGGGCGCAGAGCAGAAGGGGAGCGCACAAGCAAAAAGCAACGGTGCACATTGCTAGGTTACAGAAACATTAGTCGGGAAAATAGTTACTTTTTGGtgcacagtgtgtttgtatctgttcaCTATTCAGTAGAAAACTCTGATCTttaactgaggaggaggaggaaccaTCAAATAATGTGATTCGTCCAGCTCAGgcatcaaagacacattttttattcggtgttttctttgttttgtgctgCGTTTGGTGCAACTCTGTTACAGATACTCAGGAACCTGTAAAACgtgtatttttaaatattgccTAAAAAACCCTtcacattaaataaacagaggCACATTTACATTGAATACTGATTTAAGAAAATCATTTAAGattattttgataaaaaatgaCATGGTAACAGGGTCAAAGAGTAACAGGGGTGAATGGATACATTACTTTAGACTATAAGTCATgacataaatgtaataaataaacacaggatAACAGGAACATtggtgatattattttaaaggtttcacAATAGGTGTAAAAGAACTCTGTAAAAAGCCTGTTGCTCTTATTTTAGTAACAGGGTTGTAAATCTGTGCTAATGCTCAAACTTTTTCTTACTGGTAGATGCTACCTGTACTAGCAGTTATGCTAGCTGGCAAAGGACAATCTAagatatataaagaaaaaaaagaaaattgtctTATTCTGATCAAATCAGTAACAGGGTTGAGTTGGTTTCAGTGACACACTCAATTTAGACTGAGAATGTGAAAAATAGAAGCGAGCACTTAAATTTGGTCTAGCCAtggtgttagcatgtagcttaaaGATGTCATTTCTGCTGaatcatgttgtttcctgttcttAGTCTTCTTCTGCATTGCTTAAATTGTTTTGGTAACAGGGTTGCACGCATGTTGTGGGACACAACCTTGAGGCATAATTACtattattaaaaatatgttCATGGTTAAACAAACAGTATCAGCAATTACAAgagaaatatattaataaaatcatgtaaaaaaaataaagtcaatttaaaaacatattttaactgTTACATTTGATATTAAAGCTGGCCATTGAGAGGGTGGGACAAGAGAATACAGCCACTTTTAGGGGTGCTTGGGAGATATTTGGTTTTTAAAACCACTTTCACCACAACTCTCTTTACATGTTGTCTCAGGACACATACAATTTACACAATAACTGGtgtgttttgggattttttgcacaaattattttaattttcatgGGTGGGACAGAAAACTTTCCTAGAACTATGTGAGGGCTCGCTCCCTACCAGctgctagtctactctttcctagtactggagctatgtaaaattactccgcTAACACCCTGTCGAGAAGAGAAGACTTATATAACCGCATAGCTCTAGGATTATCTGCctcacattcatttctagaatcaTTAGATTCAAGTATAATCCTTGATTCAGGACCCTAGATTAGCCCCCGGAGGCTCTCACCCCCGGAGAGGGATTAACTGCAACCCTCCTCACTCGGAGAgtagaagtgtgccgtggtgtgactgctcatgCTTACCTCCCGAGGTTCACGCGGCGTCCTTAAGAGAGGCTCAGGTCTTAGTGGtgtgaatgatttcagtcagaaaatgatttcaaaaagcttcAGAAAATTTATtgaaataacttcaaaagatattcaaaatgcaaatacaaaacagtaaaagtaaaaatataaaaatgtaaaaagtaaaatacaaatttaaaagctTAAACTCGAGAgagtagacacttgaggttttaaaagatctcggtctcagagactaagtcccaaaacggggatttaaaagtcagagtgatgTGGAGCCCTTTAGAAGAACTAAAGCTTTTCCACAGCACTTTTACAGCCaaactgtctcttttctccaagattctgtaaaacctcaacaatgcagATTAGCAGAAGCGTGATACATCCGCAGGTGAcaccaagttcatatgtggttttagcTTGAAGACCGTGAACCAGGCAGATTCGCAGAAGCGTTATACACCCACGAGTTTGTATGTGGTTTTGCTCAAAGCATGGCACACTTGTTCTGACCTCACAGGTGCGTAGGCGCCGTGGCATGATTGACAGGATATGTAAAAGCAAAGAAAGTAGTTATGACTATATGACATATgagttaaatgataaatggattaaatgataataaaagaaaagaacacatcgggtaaaaacaaattcatcaaTTGCATAACTCTGATCTTTCAACATTACATACTTTCacaatttttatatttttgatgacattttgtggatgaaaataaaaatcgtcctttttttaatttcctctccGCTCCATCCAACCATCTGCATAGACGGGCTGCAGGGCTTCTTCTCTATACCTTTGAGGATACTACAGCTTTGGTTGGAGGCACTTATGTGAGTCAtgtgtttcaaaaatgttcttagtttatttgtttgtattgataAAAATAGATGGTGAACCAAAGTAAAGCGAGCCACACGGCCTCAGCAGGGTCAAACACCATTTAGAAGATTGTAGTGGGCAGAAGATACCGATGACACAGATCTCAAACTTTCAGAACTAAGAGAGCCATTTCAAGCTTCGTGCCCACATCCATCAGGCTCATGAATGGCTGAtccatttgttcatttatttttaacaccactctTTTAACCTTTCATAACAATTGTCATGCTTTTAATAcagccacttgtatgtgtgtgtgttcttttgtttgtttgttttgttgtgctgaGCTGTATGcacactgatgctttttttacacaactgaagtttctaacagataaataaagatatttgaaattgggtcttgcagactgcagacagataCTATTGGTCCAACTGGCAAACGAGACCTTGTGCTGAGCTCAGCTCGGCCGAGTGCAGATATGCTCTTGTGCAGAGCTACACATAGACAATGAATGGTCTTGACAGCAGCGCGTAGCCCCCACCGCGTCCTGTCTGAAAGTCCCtttagtcttttagttttgtgttcaaaatatgTCTAAAAGAAAAGGCGAGAGTAATTTGAGAATCAACAGATCAGatttaaacactgacattataaTGTACATCAGGTCGGATACAATGAGCTGTAGTTCAGCCCCAACAACCCCAACAGCCCCAACAACCCCAACAACCCCAACAGCCACCGCAGCCCCAACAGCCGCAAGTCCACGACCAATCTTTGCGAGCACTGAAGGGctcttctctgcctctcttctagccttctcttcctgttcttccttcagtgctttcattttctcttttggtTCTTTTTCCTTCGCTTCTTTTAATTCTTTCTCATATTTCTTCTCTATTTTCCTCTTTagttcctccctctctttcctcatttcctcttctttctctttcaggattctctgtttctcctcttcaatcgccctctctgcctcttgaaacatctcagtggtgtaatggtttcctgtgttcttttctgttataTTTCTGATCTTGTTGAGCAGCTCTCTGGTCTGAGAACTATCAGAGAGGTTGTTATCAAAGACGTGGTACTGGTTGTTACATTTGGCCACAAGCTTCTGCAGGTCTTCGCTTTTCTTCAAGAACTCCTCGATAGTCCCACTGAGCTGGTCACCATGGGTAAAGAGAACCATGCTGTATTTGTTTGCTGACTTTCCAAAGATTTTCTGAATCTTCTCCAccgtcttcttttcttcttctgtgagtCGGCCCAGTTTGATGATAATCAGAAAGATATGTGGTCCAGGAGAAGCATAAGCCATACACTGGGAGATATTTTTACgtgttgtctctttgtctgtattGGTGTCAAACAGACCTGGAGTGTCGATGACAGAAACCTTCTGTCTATCCACCTCACCATACGCCTTAGCGCAGCCTTCGGTCACAGATTCAGGGGAGAACCTTGatataaatgttttctgtcccaggatggtgtttcctgctgcacTCTTCCCAGCTCCGGTCTTCCCCACCATCACAGTCTGCATCTCTTCATTGTTGTACATGGTTGTTTCTGATtggatgggaaaaaaagaaagaacaacttTGATTATCCAAACCTGATCTTTTTCAATTATCccgttatttttgttttgtttttttgaacaacCAGATTTTAGATTCATGAAAAACTCATCTGATAACTTTAATCCTGTTGGATTAATTTTGAACAAACGGGCCCAGAGGATATTGTCTAGCTAGCtctaaatgattattttactatttctactgaaaaatagttaccgtaaaatccagagtataagacacacttttaatacctattttttcgtcttaaaagttggctgcgtcttatacaccggtgggaccaatataccagtacaaaatactgaaacatgcaccgtcattacagcgggtgcagcagccactaTCACTGTAACCTGAcgtgtttaaaaacacatccccattcagtgtgtattgaaagctgagtgcacgctgtgctggaaaagacagcgacacagaccaggctggctgcgcaactttttccacatcttttccccctcacgaggtcataatcatgcatttacagaaacagtggtataatgttccataaataaaccttgtgcagcgctcttttgattgaaagagtcctatattaaagttaaagagtgagcagcggagtcgggcagcgcgACTTGCAAGCTGGCAGGTCTGTGtctcacaactttccctgcaggctgacagcacaactaccgtactgtagctagtaggagcgcaAACTCCCGAAAGTGAAAAGAGACAGAACTAAAGAATgacacaactgtttttttttctctcaaagagaccttaaaaacagggtgcgtcttatacaccggtgagacttatattccggattttacggtatttGGAAAACCACTTAAGTTACACCTACACactaaattctgttataatttaaaagcCAAACATAATTTGTGCCAGTGTATGAGGTCTTGAAAACCCCAACAGATACAAGGTTTAAGCTACTTACTAATAAAGCAGCTTTCTGTGATTACTGGTGTTATGATCATTGTGATAACAGCTGGGTGGAGTGAGGGCTAGTGTACGGATTCACGGattccttttatttaaatacagatatttattaaatatgaataatattGGTATTTAACAATTAAATTTGACACTGACTCTGTGCTATTTGGTTATTGTTGACTGAGGGAACCCATCCAGGGTGGTGTCCCGTTGTTATTAATTCAGATTAATAGTTTTGGTAAGtaatattaatacaaattaTTCATATTAATTTAATAGCGAAGTTGACTACATTAAAACCCAAACATAGTTTGTGCCCACGTATGAGGTCTTCAAAACGCCAACAGATACAAGGTGTATGTTACCTTATAAATTAGATGTACTGACTTACCTTTACTGACAGCCATATTTGGGTGTTGGAGAGAGTAGCTGGTGTGTTTctaagctgaagaagaaaaggtttTAGTCTGTCAGTGGAAACACTTCCTTATAACTGCACGGAGCCTCACCCTGTTCACCTCTCCCAGCAGCATTTACAAGAAGTGACTACGTTTCCCCGAAATGAacaaagaggaggtgaaaccAAACTGCCTTAGCCCTCCccttattggacatgac from the Labrus bergylta chromosome 4, fLabBer1.1, whole genome shotgun sequence genome contains:
- the LOC136178925 gene encoding GTPase IMAP family member 7-like; this translates as MYNNEEMQTVMVGKTGAGKSAAGNTILGQKTFISRFSPESVTEGCAKAYGEVDRQKVSVIDTPGLFDTNTDKETTRKNISQCMAYASPGPHIFLIIIKLGRLTEEEKKTVEKIQKIFGKSANKYSMVLFTHGDQLSGTIEEFLKKSEDLQKLVAKCNNQYHVFDNNLSDSSQTRELLNKIRNITEKNTGNHYTTEMFQEAERAIEEEKQRILKEKEEEMRKEREELKRKIEKKYEKELKEAKEKEPKEKMKALKEEQEEKARREAEKSPSVLAKIGRGLAAVGAAVAVGVVGVVGAVGVVGAELQLILGHSVIRRLFIMSLDLLEVSSS